In a single window of the Planctomycetota bacterium genome:
- a CDS encoding response regulator: MSTSDRPAAANDTQQHGGPDSASHPAPSRIREVVIVDPAIHHYGDFVGSARKGLIGLHFCADGRAAMRMAKRFRSDVWLIAGELPDMSGFDLLDMLAEDIEQSSVDPLRSGSSVSLGHLDEVAKSRVYVVAEEYRIEDEQRALAAGVTGYRVRPVTLDVLDPAGLVPPQTKIPAQVRG, translated from the coding sequence ATGTCGACTTCAGATCGCCCCGCGGCAGCGAATGACACGCAGCAGCACGGCGGTCCCGATTCCGCATCTCACCCGGCCCCGTCGCGGATCCGGGAGGTCGTGATCGTCGACCCGGCGATTCACCACTACGGCGACTTCGTCGGGTCGGCACGGAAGGGGCTGATTGGCCTCCACTTCTGTGCCGACGGCCGGGCGGCGATGCGGATGGCGAAGCGCTTCCGGTCCGACGTCTGGCTGATCGCCGGCGAACTCCCCGACATGTCGGGCTTCGACCTGCTCGACATGCTCGCCGAAGACATCGAACAGAGCAGCGTCGATCCGCTTCGCAGCGGGTCGAGCGTGTCCCTCGGGCACCTCGACGAGGTGGCCAAGTCGCGGGTTTACGTCGTTGCGGAAGAGTATCGCATCGAGGATGAGCAGCGGGCCCTGGCCGCCGGTGTCACTGGGTATCGCGTGCGTCCCGTCACCCTCGACGTGCTCGACCCCGCCGGTCTGGTACCGCCACAGACCAAGATCCCCGCCCAGGTCCGCGGCTGA
- the aroB gene encoding 3-dehydroquinate synthase, translating into MTLHERVIRFADDGARGRAAPAVSRVFVGIGAVSRLLDGVAEAGARRGVVIADGAVAATVAVEVESALSARGLTTALIAVPAGETSKSAAEAVRLWEALAGLPADRATHVIAVGGGVVGDLAGFVAATFVRGLPVWQVPTTLVAQVDSAIGGKTGINLAAGKNLVGAFWQPVGVACDPASLATLPDREYRSGLAEVVKYGVILDSELFVWLEGSVDSILAREPAAISHLVGRCVDLKATVVGADEFERSGLRAILNYGHTIGHAIENLAGYGRLLHGEAVAMGMTAAARLALATGRLPVEIARRQAALLARFGLPLAPVGIAGLSVEGIVEALSRDKKSLHGRVRFILPTDLGHVGIVDDLDSGLVREVVADLLSGS; encoded by the coding sequence GTGACGCTCCACGAGCGGGTGATCCGCTTCGCCGACGACGGTGCCCGCGGACGGGCCGCTCCAGCGGTCAGCCGGGTTTTCGTCGGGATTGGTGCGGTTTCCCGACTACTCGACGGGGTGGCGGAAGCGGGCGCCCGGCGCGGTGTCGTGATCGCCGACGGTGCGGTCGCGGCCACCGTGGCTGTGGAGGTCGAATCGGCCCTGTCGGCGCGGGGCCTGACGACGGCGCTGATCGCGGTCCCGGCCGGTGAGACGAGCAAATCGGCCGCGGAAGCGGTGCGGTTGTGGGAGGCCCTCGCCGGCCTTCCAGCCGACCGGGCGACGCACGTCATCGCCGTCGGGGGGGGAGTGGTCGGGGATCTCGCCGGGTTCGTCGCGGCGACGTTCGTCCGGGGGCTTCCGGTGTGGCAGGTGCCGACGACGCTCGTCGCCCAGGTGGATAGCGCGATCGGCGGCAAAACAGGGATCAATCTCGCCGCCGGCAAGAATCTGGTGGGGGCGTTTTGGCAGCCCGTCGGCGTGGCCTGCGACCCGGCTTCGCTCGCGACGCTCCCGGACCGCGAATACCGCAGCGGCCTGGCCGAGGTCGTCAAATACGGCGTGATCCTCGACAGCGAGCTGTTCGTCTGGCTGGAGGGATCGGTCGATTCGATCCTCGCCCGGGAGCCGGCGGCCATTTCCCACCTCGTGGGCCGCTGCGTGGACCTCAAGGCCACCGTCGTGGGGGCGGACGAATTCGAGCGGTCCGGTCTGCGGGCGATCCTCAATTACGGCCATACGATCGGCCACGCCATCGAGAATCTGGCCGGATATGGCCGGTTGCTCCACGGCGAGGCGGTCGCAATGGGGATGACCGCTGCCGCCCGGCTGGCCCTTGCCACGGGGCGGTTGCCGGTCGAGATCGCCCGCCGCCAAGCTGCCCTCCTGGCCCGGTTCGGCCTTCCGCTGGCCCCTGTCGGTATCGCGGGGCTGTCGGTGGAGGGGATCGTCGAGGCCCTGTCCCGCGACAAGAAAAGCCTCCACGGCCGGGTCCGGTTCATCCTGCCGACAGACCTGGGGCACGTCGGCATCGTCGACGATCTCGATTCCGGGCTCGTCCGTGAGGTCGTGGCGGACCTGCTGTCCGGTAGCTGA